The Pygocentrus nattereri isolate fPygNat1 chromosome 17, fPygNat1.pri, whole genome shotgun sequence genome window below encodes:
- the hepacama gene encoding hepatic and glial cell adhesion molecule a, translated as MKERQPSSKEAAVSSLFQKLCLLIFLLTAVSGVNITSPSSIIRGILGSSALLSVSYTSTSSDRPVIKWQLKRDKPVTVVQSIGTDIIGNLRPEYRGRILLYENGSLLLNYLQLSDEGAYEVEISITDDTFTGEKHVNLTVDVPVSRPFVHLVASSVLELTEFFTLNCTHESGTKPTYSWLKGGKPLINDSRLLLSQNQKVLTILRVLMSDDDVYSCMVENPISSMKSLPIRLTVYRRSSLYIILSTGGIFLLITLVTVCACWKPSKKKRQQPGRQSRQNIEEINGNHEVPVDIVPGRNYHTRRKPGGLYVLKETDFQEGEDEAPCSYIHSLNPLGPPCYPSTFPLSAHSPDAYIHSGRRYPSTPVPSPPTTPHSPTPTLTPPPSSPPHLRSLSRKPHPPAASPTPSHTEEPPLAHETIHSRI; from the exons ATGAAGGAGAGGCAGCCTTCCTCCAAAGAGGCAGCCGTTTCTTCACTTTTCCAAAAACTCTGCCTCCTCATCTTTCTCCTGACAG CCGTCAGTGGGGTGAACATTACGAGTCCCTCCTCAATAATACGAGGAATCCTTGGTAGCTCAGCTTTGCTCTCCGTCAGCTACACAAGCACCAGCTCCGACCGTCCCGTCATCAAGTGGCAGCTGAAGAGGGATAAGCCGGTCACTGTAGTGCAGTCAATCGGCACGGACATCATCGGGAACCTGCGGCCTGAGTACCGTGGCCGCATCCTCCTGTACGAGAACGGCTCCCTGCTGCTCAACTATCTGCAGCTGTCTGACGAGGGGGCTTATGAAGTGGAGATCTCCATCACCGATGACACCTTCACTGGAGAGAAACACGTCAATCTCACAGTGGATG TGCCCGTGTCCAGGCCGTTTGTGCACTTAGTGGCGTCCTCAGTGCTGGAGCTCACCGAGTTCTTCACGCTGAACTGCACTCACGAAAGTGGCACCAAGCCCACCTACAGCTGGTTGAAGGGCGGGAAGCCTCTGATTAATGATTCGCGTCTGCTGCTGTCCCAAAATCAGAAAGTCCTGACCATCTTGCGGGTCCTGATGTCAGACGATGATGTCTACAGCTGCATGGTGGAGAACCCCATCAGCAGCATGAAGAGCCTGCCCATCAGACTCACTGTCTACA GACGGAGTTCTCTCTATATCATCCTTTCTACCGGTGGCATTTTCTTGCTCATAACCCTGGTGACTGTGTGTGCCTGCTGGAAGCCCTCCAAAAA AAAGAGGCAACAGCCTGGCAGACAGAGCAGGCAAAACATAGAAGAGATCAATGGCAATCATGAAG TTCCAGTTGATATTGTGCCAGGAAGGAATTATCACACTCGCAGAAAACCAGGTGGTCTGTATGTCCTGAAGGAAACG GACTTCCAAGAAGGAGAAGATGAAGCCCCGTGTAGCTACATCCACTCTTTAAATCCTCTCGGCCCACCGTGCTATCCCAGCACTTTCCCCCTTTCTGCCCACTCTCCGGACGCTTATATCCACTCAGGAAGAAGATATCCCAGCACGCCTGTCCCTTCTCCCCCTACCACACCTCATTCACCCACCCCAACCCTGACGCCACCCCCATCCTCTCCACCACATCTGAGAAGCTTATCGCGGAAGCCCCACCCACCTGCAGCCAGCCCCACCCCTTCACACACAGAAGAACCACCTCTTGCACATGAAACCATTCACAGCCGTATCTGA